A single Bacillus sp. OxB-1 DNA region contains:
- a CDS encoding DUF6612 family protein, whose translation MKKLASWLFAFALLFSLALPTATHANTDAMKFIIDGVEVDGYEQPFMSHGDVLIPIENLFDEAGFQVTKGKNGQVSVTNSYLTVDFNAAAKNIQINGEKANAEFPLTLKNAGNYISGEFLSSLEGFDVEVSEDEKTVNVTTNRVKDVEAFLKKSMEAELNSFSADMVMDMNLETSTEELGSMDMTMDMKMDFIEKPMAMYMAMNMLMQADGEKEDMDMEMYFTEDAVYQQMDGVWVKDEMSKELLEAQLDSANMLEQFELLKTFMKGIHVFEYEDSYVVVQNITTEDFKEMMSEAMELLPALLPDMLGTAGSEVMVEGAEVTEEATNEEVTTEETSVEATEEAAAEDVEEVVIEEELPFEDLEGLLEMLNLDIKEFYTVSTYDKATLFPLDMSGAIHITMNVDDVDVSLKMDLSGNYTNHNNVKEIKVPAEVIKNAITMEQWFEELEKQWAAEEVPAE comes from the coding sequence TTGAAGAAGCTCGCATCATGGTTATTTGCGTTTGCCCTGCTGTTTTCGTTAGCATTGCCAACAGCAACTCATGCGAATACGGACGCAATGAAGTTCATCATTGACGGCGTGGAAGTGGATGGTTATGAACAGCCTTTCATGTCTCACGGTGATGTCCTCATTCCAATTGAAAACTTGTTTGATGAAGCAGGTTTCCAAGTTACGAAAGGGAAAAACGGACAGGTCTCTGTCACAAACAGCTATTTGACAGTCGATTTCAATGCTGCCGCTAAAAATATCCAAATTAATGGTGAGAAAGCAAATGCAGAATTCCCATTGACGTTGAAAAACGCAGGGAACTATATTTCTGGCGAATTCCTATCCAGCTTGGAAGGATTTGACGTTGAAGTATCAGAAGATGAGAAAACAGTCAACGTAACGACAAACCGCGTGAAAGACGTGGAAGCGTTCTTGAAAAAGTCAATGGAAGCGGAGCTGAACAGCTTTTCCGCTGACATGGTCATGGATATGAACCTGGAAACTTCAACAGAAGAACTCGGTTCCATGGACATGACAATGGATATGAAAATGGACTTCATCGAAAAACCAATGGCAATGTACATGGCGATGAACATGCTCATGCAGGCTGATGGTGAAAAAGAAGACATGGACATGGAAATGTACTTCACGGAAGACGCTGTTTACCAACAGATGGATGGCGTTTGGGTGAAAGATGAAATGTCAAAAGAACTTCTTGAAGCACAACTGGACAGCGCGAATATGCTGGAGCAATTTGAACTGCTCAAGACGTTCATGAAAGGCATTCACGTCTTTGAATACGAAGATTCTTACGTAGTCGTCCAAAATATCACGACAGAAGATTTCAAAGAAATGATGTCCGAAGCAATGGAACTATTGCCTGCATTGTTGCCTGACATGCTCGGCACGGCTGGCTCTGAAGTAATGGTTGAAGGTGCAGAAGTTACAGAAGAAGCTACGAATGAAGAAGTTACTACTGAAGAAACATCCGTAGAAGCTACTGAAGAAGCAGCAGCAGAAGATGTTGAAGAAGTGGTCATCGAAGAAGAATTGCCATTCGAAGATCTGGAAGGTCTATTGGAAATGCTGAATTTGGATATCAAGGAATTCTACACAGTTTCCACATATGACAAGGCAACTCTTTTCCCGCTTGACATGTCGGGTGCGATTCATATCACAATGAATGTTGACGATGTAGATGTTTCCCTTAAAATGGACCTTTCCGGCAACTACACGAACCACAACAACGTAAAAGAAATCAAAGTTCCAGCGGAAGTCATCAAAAATGCAATTACAATGGAACAATGGTTTGAAGAACTTGAAAAGCAATGGGCAGCGGAAGAAGTTCCGGCTGAATAA
- a CDS encoding YkvI family membrane protein, translating into MKKSFQIGAAFIGLIVGAGFASGQEILQFFTSFGYAGIAGSLVATALFAFIGMNLTQLGSRLQSASHKDVIYHICGRYLGVVVDFIITFFLFGVTVVMLSGAGAIFEQQFGIPSIIGSIVVTALAILTITLNVKRVIALISAVTPFLLVLVIIIMVYSLMNFDASSAEIAAAVEQQKPAAANWILGALLYVSYNIAAGASMLTVMGGTVKDQKVAGWGGIIGGIGLGLLILLINISMLTRLSEISEVPMPMLFLANQMSPIIGIIMTIVLLGMIYNTAVGMLYAFTARLIQPDTPKFKGFAVLFGVVAFGVSFIGFITLVGTVYPTMGYLGFTLIGAIVLAWFMKKRRVADNR; encoded by the coding sequence ATGAAAAAGAGTTTCCAAATCGGGGCTGCGTTCATTGGTTTGATTGTCGGTGCAGGGTTTGCTTCAGGTCAAGAGATTTTGCAGTTTTTTACGAGTTTTGGTTATGCCGGTATTGCTGGAAGTCTCGTGGCCACCGCACTTTTCGCCTTTATCGGGATGAATTTGACGCAGTTGGGGAGCCGGTTGCAGTCGGCTTCTCATAAGGATGTCATCTATCATATTTGCGGTCGATATCTCGGTGTGGTTGTAGATTTCATTATTACATTTTTCTTGTTTGGCGTAACGGTCGTCATGTTATCGGGCGCGGGAGCCATCTTTGAGCAGCAGTTTGGGATTCCAAGCATAATTGGCAGTATTGTGGTGACTGCTCTGGCAATATTGACTATCACGCTGAATGTGAAACGGGTCATTGCGTTGATCAGTGCAGTGACGCCATTCCTATTAGTGCTCGTTATCATTATCATGGTTTATTCCTTGATGAATTTTGATGCGTCTTCGGCTGAGATTGCGGCTGCTGTTGAACAACAGAAACCAGCTGCGGCCAACTGGATATTAGGGGCGCTCCTTTACGTGTCGTATAATATCGCAGCAGGTGCATCAATGTTGACAGTCATGGGCGGCACGGTGAAAGATCAGAAAGTGGCGGGGTGGGGCGGCATCATTGGTGGAATCGGCCTTGGACTTCTTATTTTATTAATCAATATCTCGATGTTGACTAGATTGAGTGAGATTTCAGAAGTTCCGATGCCGATGCTTTTTTTGGCCAATCAAATGTCTCCCATCATCGGCATTATTATGACGATCGTATTGCTCGGAATGATTTACAATACGGCAGTGGGGATGCTCTACGCGTTCACGGCACGCTTGATCCAACCGGATACCCCGAAGTTTAAAGGGTTTGCCGTCCTGTTTGGTGTCGTGGCGTTCGGTGTCAGTTTCATTGGATTCATCACCCTTGTTGGCACAGTCTATCCGACGATGGGGTATTTAGGATTTACGTTGATCGGGGCGATTGTATTGGCGTGGTTTATGAAAAAGCGAAGAGTGGCGGACAATCGGTAG